Genomic segment of Dehalogenimonas alkenigignens:
TTTATGCCGGGTTGATGTTGACTGATGACGGGCCTAAGGTACTTGAATTCAACGCCCGTTTCGGCGACCCGGAGACCCAGGTCATCCTTCCGCAACTCAAGACCGACCTGGTGGACATTATGCTGGCGGTTATTGAGGATTCACTGGATAAAATCATTGTTGAATGGGAGAAGAGAGCCTGCGTCACGGTGGTAATGGCTTCCGGTGGCTACCCGGAAGAATATAAAAAAGGATTACCCATTTCAGGTCTGGATGCCCTGGACGCCGGAGTGACGGTTTTTCATGCCGGAACACTGGCTGCCGACGAAAAAACAATCACCTCGGGCGGCCGTGTCCTCTCGGTAACCGCCTGCGGCGACGACTTCGCTCAAGCCCGAGACCTCGTCTATGATAATATTAGCCGCATATCCTTCGAAGGCGCCCACTTCAGGCATGATATTGCCCTGTTCGGAGAATAGTGGTTCAAGTACGGGCTTCAATCAATGAGAATGGCTTATGGTTGATTCAGCAGGAGGCTACACATGCCTAAAGCAGCCGTGATCATGGGATCTTCATCGGACATGGAAATCATGAAAAGCGCCGCCGATGTGTTGACTAACATGGGCATTGATCACAAGGTTTTTGTGATGTCAGCCCACCGCCAGCCGGAGAAGGTTCACGCATTCTGCACTGCAGCCCGTGCAGAGGGCTACGAAGTCATCATCGCCGGCGCCGGCGCCGCCGCCCACCTGCCCGGCGTCATCGCCTCATGGACGACGCTGCCGGTCATCGGCGTGCCGATACCTTCGAGCTCCCTGAACGGAGTTGATTCGCTTTACGCGATCGTCCAGATGCCGGCCGGGGTGCCGGTGGCCACCATGGCTATCGGTTCGGCCGGGGCCAAGAACGCCGCGTACTTCGCCGCCCAGATGCTCGGCCTGAAATACCCGGAGATCGCCAGCGCCTACGAACACTTCCGCGCCGGATTAAAGAGCGGTTAGCCGATTTTTTCTTCCCGCATATGCGGTGAATCTGAAAATTTATACTACTATTTCACAGGACAGGAAACGACCATGATCGAACGTTACAGCAGATCCCAGATGAAGAAAGTCTGGAACGACGAGAACAAGTTCGCCAAGTGGCTGGAGGTTGAGATCGCCGTTTGCGAAGCCTGGGCAAAAGAAGGCGTCGTCCCGCGGGAAGCCCTGCCCAAGATCAAGATGGCCCGCCTCAACCTTAAGCGCATGGAAGCCCTGCTTAAGGAAACCCACCACGATATGACCGCTTTCCTCGGCGCCGTGGCTGAGAGCCTTGGCGAGGAGTCCCGCTTCATTC
This window contains:
- the purE gene encoding 5-(carboxyamino)imidazole ribonucleotide mutase; this translates as MPKAAVIMGSSSDMEIMKSAADVLTNMGIDHKVFVMSAHRQPEKVHAFCTAARAEGYEVIIAGAGAAAHLPGVIASWTTLPVIGVPIPSSSLNGVDSLYAIVQMPAGVPVATMAIGSAGAKNAAYFAAQMLGLKYPEIASAYEHFRAGLKSG